Within Lolium rigidum isolate FL_2022 chromosome 5, APGP_CSIRO_Lrig_0.1, whole genome shotgun sequence, the genomic segment cgacgacccactcggcatcaagcggctcccggacaagttcgtcgatggcgtcgagctggCGCATTTGAAGccgatgtattagtttgtgtaaaataatcttccaatatgtaatatttggaactatgttcaaatggaaaagagaaaaaaaaaacaaaaacaaaaaaatgcgccgggccgctggagccacccccagacgtaaacggacgcgcggacaaaaacggtaatTTCAGCgaccgccgcgcgacgcaaacgaacgcgcgcggacaataaaatgcgttgcgccgctggagatgccctcatagtggagagtaacttagactagtaacatatgtctaggttactacctttatagtggatagtaacttatatgtggtgtcatgcattgtgtcatttactacgttgtagactcatttttccTTGGggtatgtgatgttatggtaacatagctagttaccacctcactctctttcttcatttattgtcatgccatgtcaccgaaatgccttgagatgtgtgatattactagctatgttactcccactatgagtagtctaatagCTTTGGCACCGCCGGGTGTGGGAGGCAAAGCAGACGTCACCACCGCGGTCGGCGTCGAACGCATTCTCATTCCTCTTCCTCACAGGCGGGGGTGGGGAGACTCCATGGTCAGAGGGGGAGGGCACGAATATAGCTAAAAAGTCTACAGATGCGGGGCCAGTAGGAAATGACCTTCCTCTTCCTCGATCCCGAGGGAGAGGAGACACCACGGGTCCGCGGTCGGGGGAGGAGCGATGGAGCTTATCTTCCAAGTCGATGGCGACACGGCCCATCATCAACGTTGCGGCTGCAGACGTTAAGGGTTAAAAATAAAAGAGGGTCCTATTGAgaataattcaaaatagaaagAAGTTCTCTTTTAAAAAAATCAATTGTTTATTTATCTCTTATTCCAAAATTCATCTGAAAATTGAATTCCCGTGATTAATGGGATCTATTGACTCTCAAAATAGATAGTAATAGTAAGAGATACTAGTCTGAATAGTGTGCTCCAGCAATTCAGGCTCTGTGATTGTCGCAAGAATCTGCAGCCCATTTCTAATAATCCGGACAGTGAACCATAAAGGTCCATGTTGTTACCGTGGAAACCGTGAAAGACTAACCATATTCAGTTTCATTAGAACAGCATATCAGATTTTGCTGGTGCAGGATGCAGACAAAACGAGAAATTTCTCCGATGCCGCCTTGCTGTGTTCAATGTGTTCATATCTCCAAGCATGTATGATGTATCACATGCACAAAAACAGGGCAATGAAAAAGCAGTAGGTCAACCAAACCCAAAAACAGAGTCTACATCTTTCAATTATAATCCACACATTACCCGGGATTAAAAATAAATCCACAATTACTGCAGCCATGAATAAACTCCTAAATTAACCATCTGTGTTTTATGCATACTCTTAGAGCTGTAAACTTTTAAATTGCACCATCACAACTACGTTTGTAAtaaaaactaacagaaacactatAGCGAAGCCCCATCATAATGCATAATGCGAGACAATATATCAACCACTACGTCGTCTGAACATGCAGAAGCACCCAGGGTTCTTCCCTTCCGCGATCCCTTCTGGGGTCATGCCGCCGCCGTTGCTTGTGTCCAGATCCTCTAGGAGCTGCACCACCTCCTTCATGTCGGGACGCTTCTCAGGGTCAGCGTCCCAGCACCTCTTCATGATCTTCGCCATTGGGGCGGGGCAGCAGGGTGGGATCGTAGGTCGCAGTTTCTGCGCAACAGAGTAAAGAATGAATATTGTTAGCAAAAAATGCTGTTGCATGTGCTAGTTCAACTTGTTTGAACATGGAAAAGCAAATCGCTGCTAACAATGAGAGTAAATCCACCGGCCAAAAACAAACCTTATGAACAATTGCAGAGGAGGTCTCTGCAAAACTGAGGTCCGGGTAATACGGCATGTCACAGCAGTAGATCGCCCATAGACATATCCCAAAACTGTAAACATCACACTTTCTATTGTATGGCTTATCTTCAAGGACCTACAGAGGAATCACAATAAACAGTTATGTAAGAAATTCAAGAGTGCAGTAGAGCAACAATATCATAGATTGGTCATCGGCGCTAAGTAGTACCTCTGGGGCCATATAACCCAGTGTGCCTGTGTGACCTGTCATTTCCGCTGGATCCTTAGCCTCTATACGGGCAACACCAAAGTCGGCGATCTTTAGGGTTCGTTTGGAATCAAGCAACATATTTTCAGCTTTGACATCCCGATGCACGATATCTTTTGAATGTAGATAGCTCAGTCTGCAAAATATATGTATGAGATTGCTGGTTATCCATGGACTCAGATTTGGAAAATGCATGACAGTTGAAATTGAGTCAACTTGCTTACCCCTTGGCCAAATCCAATGCAAGATCAACCACAACTCTGTATTCCAGCTTTTCCTCCCTGTGCGCATATAGGTACTGCCTAAGTGTTCCTCCGTCGATATACTCAACGACCACACAACATGCTCTATCTGGAAAATCAGTGTATGCAGCGATATCCTCATTCTCAGCTGGAATGTTAAGGTCAGTGGTACCCATTGATGCACCAATGAACTGCAAGAAAGAAACACAAAGCACTTTCATATATAATGCAATAGGAAGAATGACCCTACACAAGACCGTGCACTCATAGTGTGGATAACTTGGAGCAAAAATATTCACCTTTGTAACGTTCCTGTGGTTGAGATCCTTCCAAACTACAACCTCCTTCCTCAAGGCCTTGCGCCGAGCAGCAACTTCATCTTCTGTTATAAAACCATCCTCGCCCCAGTCTAACAGTTTAGCTAcaaaaaagaagcaaaaaaaagttAGCTACTTTTTGAAGATTAGGGGCTAATGCATAAAAAAGTACACAACTAAGTCCTTGTAAGTTCAACCACAAGAATTTCTGTCCGTTTAACCGGATGTTCTTAAGGACAACCATTTATCTACGGAAAAAGACTTCGACGACAGTATACGTCTTTGGAACATTGCAAGGCTTCTTTTGAGGGAACATCTACAAGTTAAGCATCTAATACTACTAATGTCTTATGTAACAAGTCCAGTATATGTATAGACTATAGAGTAGACAACACAAGTGGATCAGCAAGATATCACTCATGCATCCGAGGAGCCCAACAATGTAGGAACTTGCGATAAGAAATTGAAGCAGAAAAAGTAAATCCTAAAATTTATACCTAGTGCAACTTTGGCAAGAATTGCTGTTTTTTGACAAGTGGCAGAGTTAACTAAAGAAGATCAAGGTATCCATGCCCATCAGCAATGAATTTTATGTAATGACGACAAACGGAGAAGATAGAATCTGGTGAAGGGAAATACGAAGAAAAGTATGATCGAAATCACAGATTGTCCATAGAAACGAAATATGAACATGCATGCAGCAAGAGATCGGTGGTAATCCACACTAATTGCATCAtgctaattacataaataaacatGCGGGAAGCATCCAATTAGCAGATACTGGACTTAGTTCACGAGATTAAACTTCAAGGGCAACGCAAACAGAACAATGATCCGGTACGTCACTTGtaatttatatttatattttgttAAAATACGAGAGTAATTAGACTAGCATAGTATATTCGATGGTTGAACCTAGAAGAAGATAGATCATTAACGTGGAACCCTAGATCCCTGCACCACCATGGTAGATCTAAAAACGACCGCAGAACCCTAAACCCTTGGGCGACCTCTGTCTCGTGAGTTTGTGCATGCATACACAGTTACACGCACGCCAAAGATCAAAGAACAATCAACTCAAGGAGAGCATCGATCGATGAATAAAAATCACGAATTCACGATACATACCTAGGACGATATTGCCATCGTAGGTGGCGCGATACACGGAGCCGAAGGTCCCTGGTGATATCAACTCGTGAACCTCCAGCTTGGCGAGGTCGATCTCCCACGGCTCCATCTCTTCGTCGCCCCTGTCTCGCTGCTTCTCCGTGGCAAGAAGCTTGGCCATGGTTTTCTTGTCCACCTCGACGTCAAGGCTGTCGAGATCGAACATGTCGGCCCTCAAGTACTCACCGCCGAGGAACCCTGAGTGCTGTATATTCCTCCctgcggccgtcgccgccgcgtcgccgccgtcgagTACCCCCGAGAGGTTGTTCGACGCCATCGCAACCGACCAAACTAATTTCCGCCGGCAACACGAGTATGGAGCGTACGTATTAGGTATCTCTCGTCCCAGCGGCTTTCCCTGCCGATATTTATATTAGGTTCCAAAGCTGTAGAAGTTTGACAAGCGCACGATCGGGAGAAGACGCGCATCGACTCGGATTTTAACTCTGACTACGTTATCTTAATCGACCCGGGCAATACTAACCTAACTTAAACTGACTTGTACACGTATGTACACATGTACGTCTCCTACTTGCACGGCAACACTTTTTTTTGTAAAGATTGCACGGCAACACTTGTGGTCTTATCTATCTACATCCTataaggaaactgctgggcgtcccccgggggatctgattttccagcccccgggtcgccagccgtcggATCGGCCATCTTGGACGGCCAGATTTGCTTTtactgaatgtagcaaaaaatcacctcccggcagcaaaaaataatccgcttttgctacattgtagcaaaaaacggttcagtcaggaaatcaaataaaaaggctgagctcgccggagacctcgccggagagctcgccggagacctcgtagcaaaaaaaAATGCTATTGTAGCAGAAAATGCTAATGTAGCAAAACCCAATATCATCGAAATATTGACGAAGACCTTCGTCGGAgaccctcgccggagacctcgtagcaaaatttctatactaaagtagcaaaacaacaaaacaattatagcaaaaaaaaaagtagcacCACAGCATTTTTACAAAAAAGTCTGTGGTGAGGTCATGGCTATTGTATCAATACAGACTTCAGCAAATACATCACCGAAAAAACTTAGTAGCAAAATATATACACTATCATAGCAAAACCATAGAACGGTTGTAGGAAAAAAATCTATATATGATAGCAAAATCCGTAATGCATGCCGCGAGCCGTCGGCAGCAAGAAGGGTCGCCGTGGGCAGCAACTTGGCCCACCGTCAGCAGCAACGAGGGCCGCCGTCGGCAGCAACCTGGTGATggagttcgtagcatagaaaacaaaaaatttcctaccgcaagacgaataaatccaagatccaatctaggaaaagccaagatctaatctatgaagatcgaagcaacgagattgatatgagactaaccctcgaagatttccaaagcctacgagattagatctcgttgttggtgtagacgatcatccccggtgccgcaatccggcgagcacttccgtactcggtcgcgcgtacggtgtcgatgaagctccttcctctccccgttcccgcgggcagcggaggtgtggtagatctccacggaatcccagcagcacgacggcgtggtggtggtggtggagaagaattcctgcagggcttcgcctaagccggagcaggagaaactgggagggaggagaggtggcaaattagggttgcgAACGGAGCAGCTTTGGCCGGCCAAACCTTCCCACTATTTATAGTcgggaactagggttagggtttcacgaAACCCATCTAGTggcggcgcctggtgggcccacaccataccccggcgcggcctggggggggcccgcgccggcctgtggtgtggcccacccctggctcttctccttctcccctttggactccgtctgcgtgacagaaaaataagaacctctgtttttatttcgtccaattccgagaatgtttccagaacaacttttcttgaaatacaaaacagcagaattcttccagaacaattccggtcctcctcgtgatgtcttggatcctatccgagactccgaacaacattcggtctccatctcatattccgaatctacctatgcgacatcgaaccttaagcgcgtcaccctacggttcgtgaacaatgtagacatggtcgagactcctctccgagcaataaccagtagcgggatctggagatccataatggctcccacatattcaacgatgacttagtgatcgattgaaccaattacatacgatgccaattccctttgtctcgcgatattttacttgtccgaggttcgatcatcggtatctccataccttgttcaacctcgttaccgacaagtactctttactcgtaccgtggtatgtgatctcttatgaaccattcatatgcttgcaagctaatcagatgacattccaccgagagggcccagagtatatctatccgtcatcaggatggacaaattccactattgatccatatgcctcaactcacactttccgaatacttaatcccatctttataaccacccatttacgcaatggcgtttgatgtaatcaaagtacccttccggtgtaagtgatttacatgatctcatggtcgaaggacttaggcaactatgtattgaaagcttatagcaaattgaacttaatgacttgatcttatgctatgcttatttgggtgtgtgtccattatatcattcacctaatgaca encodes:
- the LOC124655703 gene encoding serine/threonine-protein kinase STY13-like, whose amino-acid sequence is MASNNLSGVLDGGDAAATAAGRNIQHSGFLGGEYLRADMFDLDSLDVEVDKKTMAKLLATEKQRDRGDEEMEPWEIDLAKLEVHELISPGTFGSVYRATYDGNIVLAKLLDWGEDGFITEDEVAARRKALRKEVVVWKDLNHRNVTKFIGASMGTTDLNIPAENEDIAAYTDFPDRACCVVVEYIDGGTLRQYLYAHREEKLEYRVVVDLALDLAKGLSYLHSKDIVHRDVKAENMLLDSKRTLKIADFGVARIEAKDPAEMTGHTGTLGYMAPEVLEDKPYNRKCDVYSFGICLWAIYCCDMPYYPDLSFAETSSAIVHKKLRPTIPPCCPAPMAKIMKRCWDADPEKRPDMKEVVQLLEDLDTSNGGGMTPEGIAEGKNPGNGLQILATITEPELLEHTIQTTATLMMGRVAIDLEDKLHRSSPDRGPVVSPLPRDRGRGRSFPTGPASVDFLAIFVPSPSDHGVSPPPPVRKRNENAFDADRGGDVCFASHTRRCQSY